In Panacibacter ginsenosidivorans, the following proteins share a genomic window:
- a CDS encoding BlaI/MecI/CopY family transcriptional regulator, translated as MTSKQIKPTEGELEILQVLWDKGSATVRDVHEHIASYKDSGYTTTLKLMQIMFEKGLVKRDDSNKTHIYKPNVSKEKTQQQMVGKMVDALFGGSASQLVMQALGSSQPSKEELEEIQQMLNDLKKQ; from the coding sequence ATGACAAGTAAACAGATAAAGCCTACTGAAGGTGAGCTTGAAATTTTGCAGGTATTGTGGGATAAAGGGAGTGCCACGGTAAGAGACGTACATGAACATATTGCTTCATATAAAGACAGTGGCTACACTACTACGCTTAAATTAATGCAGATAATGTTTGAAAAGGGCTTAGTAAAACGGGATGACAGTAATAAGACACATATATACAAGCCCAACGTGAGTAAGGAAAAAACACAGCAACAAATGGTTGGCAAAATGGTTGATGCACTATTTGGGGGCTCTGCATCGCAACTGGTAATGCAGGCACTGGGATCGTCACAACCAAGTAAAGAAGAACTGGAAGAAATTCAGCAAATGCTTAACGATCTTAAAAAGCAATAG
- a CDS encoding FKBP-type peptidyl-prolyl cis-trans isomerase: protein MSIFDKLNKAKEEKFEATKKEGADFLAANAKEEAVVSLPSGLQYKVLTMGTGAKPTATQNVTCHYEGSLINGTIFDSSVKRGQPATFPLNRVISGWTEGLQLMPVGSKFRFFIPPHLGYGDRQAGAHIQPYSTLIFDVELLGIS from the coding sequence ATGAGCATATTTGATAAACTCAATAAAGCAAAAGAAGAAAAGTTTGAAGCAACAAAAAAAGAAGGTGCAGATTTTCTTGCAGCAAATGCAAAGGAAGAAGCTGTTGTTTCATTACCAAGCGGCTTACAATATAAAGTATTAACGATGGGTACAGGCGCAAAACCAACTGCAACGCAGAATGTAACCTGTCATTACGAAGGTTCACTCATCAACGGAACCATATTTGATTCTTCTGTAAAGCGTGGGCAGCCTGCAACATTTCCTTTGAATCGTGTTATCAGCGGATGGACAGAAGGTTTGCAGTTAATGCCTGTAGGAAGTAAATTTCGTTTCTTTATTCCGCCGCATCTTGGTTATGGTGATAGGCAGGCAGGTGCACATATTCAGCCTTACAGCACTTTGATATTTGATGTAGAGTTATTAGGGATCAGTTAA
- a CDS encoding ABC transporter permease — protein MNVSSFIAQRIAFTNQRTFSRFIIRLATAATALSVAAMILTLAFVNGFQSAVSNKVFSFWGHLHIQEYERGKAMIAEEMPLMQNDTVLQVLNTTKGIKHIQPFATKSAVLEKNKEIEGILFKGVDAHYDFSNMQSFLVAGSWIDFNDTLYSKQIMVSKFIADELQINVNDSINIYFISSENKSSSTRRLQVKGIFKSGIEEFDKTFAIGDIRLLRRVNNWQFDEIGGYEVFLDDYKNIEAVNDALYDGPSQLPGTWISRSIKEIYPFIFDWLNIQDVNRNVIFIVMSIIAIINLITCLLILVLERTRMVGVLKAVGSDDWNIQKIFLYHASIISAKGIGFGLLFGVGIALIEKYTGFIKLDEAAYYVSSAPVEIIWWQVVLVCLGTLFVCFLSLLLPTLFVRTIKPVKAIQFR, from the coding sequence ATGAATGTATCATCTTTTATAGCGCAGCGTATTGCTTTTACCAACCAGCGTACCTTTTCGCGTTTTATTATAAGGCTGGCTACTGCCGCTACTGCATTGAGTGTTGCAGCTATGATACTTACGCTTGCATTTGTAAATGGCTTTCAAAGCGCAGTAAGTAATAAAGTTTTCAGTTTTTGGGGCCACCTTCATATACAGGAATATGAACGCGGTAAAGCTATGATTGCAGAGGAGATGCCGCTTATGCAGAACGATACTGTATTGCAGGTATTGAATACAACAAAAGGTATAAAGCATATACAACCTTTTGCAACGAAGTCGGCCGTACTTGAAAAAAATAAAGAGATAGAAGGCATCTTGTTTAAAGGTGTTGATGCGCATTATGATTTTTCGAACATGCAATCTTTTCTTGTGGCAGGAAGCTGGATAGATTTTAATGATACGCTTTACAGCAAGCAAATAATGGTAAGTAAATTCATAGCAGATGAATTACAAATAAACGTTAACGACAGCATCAATATATATTTTATTTCTTCTGAAAATAAAAGTAGCAGTACAAGAAGATTACAGGTAAAAGGCATCTTTAAATCGGGAATAGAAGAGTTTGATAAAACCTTTGCTATTGGCGATATACGTTTGCTGCGGCGTGTAAATAACTGGCAGTTTGATGAGATAGGCGGCTATGAAGTTTTTTTAGATGATTATAAAAATATTGAAGCCGTTAATGATGCATTATACGATGGCCCCAGTCAGTTGCCAGGCACTTGGATCAGCCGTTCTATAAAAGAAATTTATCCTTTCATTTTTGACTGGCTTAATATACAGGATGTAAACCGCAATGTTATTTTTATTGTAATGTCTATCATTGCTATCATTAATCTTATTACATGCCTGTTGATATTGGTGTTAGAACGAACACGCATGGTTGGTGTATTAAAAGCGGTTGGCAGCGATGACTGGAACATTCAAAAAATATTTCTTTATCATGCATCTATCATATCTGCAAAAGGCATTGGCTTTGGGCTGCTCTTTGGCGTAGGCATTGCGTTGATAGAAAAGTATACAGGCTTTATAAAATTAGATGAGGCTGCTTATTATGTATCATCGGCGCCGGTTGAAATAATTTGGTGGCAGGTTGTGTTGGTATGCCTGGGAACACTTTTCGTTTGCTTTCTTTCGCTTTTATTACCTACACTTTTTGTAAGAACGATAAAGCCGGTAAAAGCCATTCAGTTTAGATAG
- the fsa gene encoding fructose-6-phosphate aldolase, with amino-acid sequence MKFFIDTANLSQIKEAHDLGILDGVTTNPSLMAKEGIKGEEAITAHYKAICEIVEDGDVSAEVLSTDFATIVEEGKKLAAIHPNIVVKVPMIKDGVKAIKWFTDNGIRTNCTLVFSAGQAILAAKAGAAYVSPFIGRIDDSGWEGTELIAQISKIYTLQGFKTEILAASIRNPNHIIKCAELGANVCTCPLESILGLLKHPLTDIGLAKFLEDAKKL; translated from the coding sequence ATGAAATTTTTTATTGATACCGCCAATCTTTCGCAGATCAAAGAAGCACATGACCTTGGAATTCTTGATGGTGTTACTACCAATCCATCGCTGATGGCCAAAGAAGGCATAAAAGGTGAAGAAGCAATTACTGCGCACTACAAAGCAATTTGTGAAATTGTGGAAGATGGCGACGTAAGTGCTGAAGTACTTTCTACAGATTTTGCTACGATAGTTGAAGAAGGAAAAAAGCTGGCTGCTATACATCCAAATATTGTTGTAAAAGTTCCGATGATAAAAGATGGTGTGAAAGCCATCAAGTGGTTTACTGATAACGGTATCAGAACCAACTGCACATTGGTATTCTCTGCGGGCCAGGCAATACTGGCTGCAAAAGCAGGCGCAGCTTATGTTTCACCTTTTATTGGTCGCATTGATGACAGCGGTTGGGAGGGTACAGAACTCATTGCGCAGATATCAAAGATTTATACGTTACAGGGTTTTAAAACAGAAATATTGGCGGCATCTATCCGCAATCCAAATCACATTATCAAATGTGCTGAATTGGGTGCCAATGTTTGTACATGTCCGTTGGAATCTATTCTTGGGTTGCTTAAACATCCGTTAACAGACATTGGGCTTGCCAAGTTTTTAGAAGACGCAAAAAAATTATAG
- a CDS encoding ABC-F family ATP-binding cassette domain-containing protein, whose product MHYVSAEGLTKSYGITPLFDNISFHINEGDKIALVARNGVGKSTLLRILTGKETPDDGKLWIHKDVTVALFEQDPQFEEDKTILENIFHIAHPVMGAIRKYELATEEGDSEAMIEAMGVMDEMNAWIFEAKVKEILSKLNIHHLQQNVSDLSGGQRKRVALAKTLIDIGFDHKHTLLMMDEPTNHLDVEMIEWLEHFLNQENVTLLMVTHDRYFLDAVCEEIWELERSNMYVYVGDYENYLEKKAARLESEQASIDKARNEYRKELEWMRKQPKARTTKSKSRQDNFYEVEAKAKQKIVDSQMQLQVKMTRLGGKIAEMKKIYKSYGDTPILKGFDYTFSKGERIGIIGKNGVGKSTFLNILQGLEPADSGKVNIGDTVVFGNFSQQGLVIKDNMRVIEYVKTFAESFPLAKGGSLSAAQFLELFLFPPEKQYTYLSSLSGGEKKRLQLLTILFTNPNFLILDEPTNDLDLPTLGVLENFLNDYQGCILIVSHDRYFMDRLVDHLFVFEGNAEVRDFPGNYTQYRIWLKENEKKADKWQALEEKKSKGESLPDATISQQSTANSPQTTTAVKKKVGFKEKREFELLEKEIADLETEKQQLEEQLGNPNAPFEQLNLLSKRIGEISTLLADKEMRWLELSEMM is encoded by the coding sequence ATGCATTATGTTTCTGCTGAAGGACTGACGAAGAGTTATGGTATTACGCCGTTGTTTGATAATATTTCATTTCACATAAATGAAGGGGATAAGATTGCGCTGGTGGCACGCAATGGTGTGGGTAAAAGCACATTGCTACGCATACTTACTGGTAAAGAAACGCCAGACGACGGCAAACTTTGGATACATAAAGATGTAACCGTTGCATTGTTTGAACAGGACCCACAGTTTGAAGAAGATAAAACCATACTTGAAAATATTTTTCATATTGCACACCCGGTAATGGGCGCTATACGCAAGTACGAACTGGCGACTGAAGAAGGCGATAGTGAAGCGATGATAGAAGCAATGGGTGTGATGGATGAAATGAATGCGTGGATTTTTGAAGCAAAAGTAAAGGAGATATTAAGTAAGCTGAATATTCATCACCTGCAGCAAAATGTAAGTGACCTGAGCGGTGGTCAGCGTAAACGTGTGGCACTAGCTAAAACACTTATTGATATTGGTTTTGACCATAAGCATACACTGCTGATGATGGATGAACCTACCAATCATCTGGACGTAGAAATGATCGAGTGGCTGGAGCATTTTCTGAACCAGGAAAATGTAACACTGTTAATGGTTACACACGATCGTTATTTTCTTGATGCAGTATGTGAAGAGATTTGGGAACTTGAAAGAAGCAATATGTATGTGTATGTTGGCGATTATGAAAATTATTTGGAGAAGAAAGCTGCGCGTTTGGAAAGTGAACAGGCAAGTATTGATAAAGCAAGAAATGAATATCGCAAAGAGTTAGAATGGATGCGTAAGCAACCAAAAGCAAGAACTACAAAAAGCAAAAGCAGGCAGGATAATTTTTATGAAGTAGAAGCTAAAGCAAAACAAAAGATCGTTGATTCGCAAATGCAATTGCAGGTAAAGATGACGAGGCTTGGTGGTAAGATCGCTGAAATGAAAAAGATCTATAAAAGTTATGGCGATACTCCCATATTAAAAGGTTTTGATTATACATTCAGCAAGGGCGAACGCATTGGTATCATTGGAAAAAATGGTGTTGGTAAATCAACATTCTTAAACATATTGCAAGGTTTGGAACCTGCAGATAGTGGCAAGGTAAATATTGGTGATACAGTTGTCTTTGGTAATTTTTCGCAACAGGGTTTAGTGATCAAAGACAACATGCGTGTGATTGAATATGTAAAAACTTTTGCGGAAAGTTTCCCATTGGCAAAAGGCGGAAGCCTAAGTGCAGCACAGTTCCTGGAGCTATTTTTATTTCCACCGGAAAAGCAATATACTTATTTATCTTCTTTAAGTGGCGGCGAAAAAAAAAGGTTACAATTGCTTACGATACTATTTACAAATCCTAATTTTTTAATTCTTGATGAACCTACCAATGATCTTGATCTGCCAACACTTGGTGTGCTCGAAAATTTTCTGAATGATTACCAGGGTTGCATATTGATTGTATCGCATGATCGTTATTTTATGGACAGGCTCGTAGATCATTTGTTTGTATTTGAAGGCAACGCAGAAGTAAGAGATTTTCCGGGCAACTATACGCAATACAGGATATGGCTAAAAGAGAATGAAAAGAAAGCAGATAAATGGCAGGCTTTGGAAGAGAAAAAAAGTAAAGGTGAATCTTTGCCTGATGCAACAATTAGTCAACAATCCACAGCTAACAGCCCACAAACTACAACTGCGGTAAAAAAGAAAGTTGGTTTTAAAGAGAAACGTGAGTTTGAATTATTGGAAAAAGAAATTGCCGATCTTGAAACAGAGAAGCAGCAACTGGAAGAACAACTGGGTAATCCAAATGCACCATTTGAGCAATTGAATTTATTGAGTAAACGCATTGGAGAGATCAGTACATTACTTGCTGACAAAGAGATGCGCTGGCTTGAGCTGAGCGAAATGATGTAA
- a CDS encoding type IX secretion system plug protein: protein MKLSLQLFCLLFISVPIFAQRNPDSTYLPNIHGIKFYAYGNQLSYPVIGPGSTASLELHFDDLDAKIRNYSYTYQLCDADWNVLDLSPLDYIQGFTQNRLNQYRVSSIAQVRYIHYQAMLPEKNCVPVKSGNYLLKVFLNGDTSKLAFTRRLLVLDNQVPIALKITQPYNSQLMRTHQKVQFSIDKGKLNILNPQQQLKVVVLQNYRWNSAVTGMQPQFMRNNIYEYNGERDFLFEAGKEYRWVDLQSFRYQSPRIESIDKTNLPMDVYVRADPQRSQERFLMMQDYNGGYYIQGSDVNNAWWQGDYAKVHFTFYPNSLPLFAGKDIYIMGEMTANALNDSTKLEFNEAKGVYEITLLLKQGFYNYTYVTKEAGKKNSKPETAITDGDYWETENSYTVLVYYRSLGNRYDELLGMATINSKFGTQ from the coding sequence ATGAAGTTATCACTCCAATTGTTTTGCCTGCTATTTATATCTGTACCAATTTTTGCCCAACGCAACCCTGATAGTACTTATTTACCCAATATACACGGGATAAAATTTTATGCATATGGAAACCAGTTAAGTTATCCGGTTATAGGTCCCGGCTCCACTGCGTCACTTGAATTACACTTTGACGACCTTGATGCTAAAATAAGGAACTATAGTTATACTTACCAGTTATGCGATGCTGACTGGAATGTGCTTGATCTTAGCCCGCTCGATTATATCCAGGGCTTTACACAAAACAGGCTTAACCAATATCGTGTTTCTTCCATTGCACAGGTCAGGTATATTCATTACCAGGCAATGCTGCCGGAAAAAAATTGTGTACCTGTCAAATCAGGTAATTACCTGCTAAAAGTGTTTCTAAATGGGGATACTTCAAAACTTGCTTTCACAAGGCGCTTGCTGGTACTTGATAACCAGGTTCCTATTGCTTTAAAAATTACGCAGCCATATAATTCGCAACTGATGCGCACACACCAGAAAGTGCAGTTTAGTATAGACAAGGGTAAACTGAATATTTTAAATCCACAACAGCAATTAAAGGTAGTAGTGCTACAAAACTATCGCTGGAACAGTGCAGTAACAGGTATGCAACCACAATTCATGCGTAACAATATTTATGAATACAATGGCGAAAGAGATTTTCTTTTTGAAGCAGGCAAAGAATATCGTTGGGTAGACCTGCAGAGTTTCCGTTATCAAAGCCCAAGAATAGAATCGATTGATAAAACAAATCTTCCTATGGATGTTTATGTAAGAGCTGATCCACAGCGTTCACAGGAAAGATTTTTAATGATGCAGGATTACAATGGTGGTTATTATATACAGGGAAGCGATGTGAATAATGCATGGTGGCAGGGCGATTATGCCAAGGTGCATTTTACTTTTTATCCAAACAGCCTGCCTCTATTTGCAGGAAAAGATATTTACATTATGGGCGAGATGACTGCCAATGCACTAAATGATTCAACCAAACTAGAATTTAATGAGGCAAAAGGTGTTTATGAAATAACACTGTTATTAAAACAGGGGTTTTATAATTATACTTACGTTACAAAAGAAGCCGGCAAAAAGAATAGTAAGCCTGAGACAGCGATCACAGATGGTGATTACTGGGAAACAGAGAATAGTTATACAGTGCTTGTCTATTATCGTTCATTAGGCAACAGGTATGATGAATTGCTGGGTATGGCCACGATCAATTCTAAATTTGGTACACAGTAA
- a CDS encoding isoamylase early set domain-containing protein — protein sequence MVQKTYFKTKDYCKVKFSFTPENAETVEILGLNSDWENSVIMSKKKDGSFTADVSLPKNSKHEFKYRVNETEWLNEPEADEQQPNEFGGINSVIIL from the coding sequence ATGGTACAAAAAACATACTTCAAAACGAAAGACTATTGTAAAGTAAAATTTTCTTTTACTCCTGAAAATGCCGAAACAGTAGAAATTTTAGGCTTAAACAGCGATTGGGAAAACTCGGTTATCATGAGTAAGAAAAAAGATGGCAGCTTTACAGCTGATGTTTCTTTACCAAAAAACTCCAAACACGAATTCAAATACAGGGTAAATGAAACTGAATGGTTGAATGAGCCTGAAGCTGATGAACAACAACCAAACGAATTCGGTGGTATTAACAGTGTAATTATTCTTTAA
- the mqnE gene encoding aminofutalosine synthase MqnE — protein MINVQQIVNATTDSDLKRIGEKIIARERINFDEGVMLFEKGSLSYLGALANWVREQMHGSKTYFNRNFHIEPTNVCVFSCAFCAYSRLYAHREEGWELSIEQMLDKVKKYDGKPITEVHIVGGVHPKMNLDFFAELLQKIKAHRPDLHVKAFTAVEFDYMFRKAKLTVEEGMKKLKAAGLDSLPGGGAEIFHPEIRQQICADKVDADGWLLIHKTAHQLGMHSNATLLYGHIEKYWHRIDHMERLRNLQDETHGFNTFIPLKFRNKDNDMSHVPETSVVEDMKMYAVSRLYMDNFPHLKAYWPMLGRQNSQLTLSFGVNDLDGTIDDSTKIYSMAGSEEQSPTLSTAQLVSLIKQVRREPVERDTLYNEIKNYKDTDIAEMEVNPLYN, from the coding sequence ATGATAAATGTGCAGCAGATCGTAAATGCAACAACAGATTCAGATCTCAAAAGAATCGGTGAAAAAATTATAGCCCGGGAAAGAATAAATTTTGATGAAGGTGTTATGCTGTTTGAAAAAGGCTCGCTTTCATATTTAGGCGCTTTGGCTAATTGGGTACGGGAACAAATGCATGGCAGCAAAACTTATTTCAATCGCAATTTTCATATAGAGCCTACCAATGTTTGTGTTTTTTCCTGTGCGTTCTGTGCATACTCACGTTTATATGCACACAGGGAAGAGGGTTGGGAATTAAGCATAGAGCAAATGCTTGATAAGGTAAAGAAATATGATGGCAAACCTATAACTGAAGTTCATATTGTTGGTGGTGTTCATCCCAAAATGAATCTTGATTTTTTTGCTGAATTATTACAAAAAATAAAAGCACATCGCCCTGATCTGCATGTAAAAGCTTTTACTGCCGTTGAGTTTGATTATATGTTTCGCAAAGCAAAATTGACAGTAGAAGAGGGAATGAAAAAATTAAAGGCTGCAGGTCTTGATTCTCTTCCGGGTGGTGGTGCAGAAATTTTTCATCCGGAAATAAGGCAGCAAATCTGCGCAGATAAAGTAGATGCTGATGGATGGTTATTGATCCACAAAACAGCGCACCAATTAGGCATGCACAGTAATGCAACATTACTATATGGCCATATAGAAAAATACTGGCACCGCATAGACCATATGGAGAGATTGCGCAACCTCCAGGATGAAACACATGGCTTCAATACTTTTATCCCGCTTAAATTCAGGAATAAGGATAATGATATGAGCCATGTTCCTGAAACTTCTGTGGTAGAAGATATGAAAATGTATGCTGTTTCCAGGTTGTACATGGACAACTTCCCGCACCTGAAAGCATACTGGCCAATGCTTGGCAGGCAGAATTCTCAACTAACCTTATCTTTTGGCGTAAATGATCTTGATGGAACGATTGATGATAGCACAAAGATATATTCCATGGCAGGAAGTGAAGAGCAGTCTCCTACCCTTTCCACAGCACAACTTGTATCATTGATCAAACAGGTTAGAAGAGAACCTGTAGAAAGGGATACACTATACAATGAAATAAAAAATTATAAAGACACCGATATTGCTGAGATGGAAGTAAATCCCTTGTATAATTAA
- a CDS encoding FkbM family methyltransferase, protein MKYILHYKYYLCRVLAKAGLLKYFSFFFTIRINNKKINIPVINGNGYFNLFPVKEAWMETLIQKCLAERQGCIIDVGVNLGQTLLKIASFNNKVDYYGFEPNPVCYNYSKELIKRNDLPSFKILPVGLSDDAAVVKLFGDNDHASGATVVEGFRNNTKKYKVIHHVPVLRGDIVLNDENINAINFIKIDVEGAELEVVKGLQQTLQKYRPVLILEILPVYSLESPNGKMRKERQDQLLQLLREMQYDLFLIKEQEVKLKKLDDIPVHGDMGSTNYLLVPSTSSNQFSDMLS, encoded by the coding sequence ATGAAGTATATACTGCATTATAAATATTATCTCTGCCGCGTACTGGCTAAAGCCGGTCTCTTAAAATATTTCTCATTCTTTTTTACGATCAGGATCAATAACAAAAAAATAAACATTCCTGTTATAAATGGGAATGGATATTTCAATTTATTTCCTGTTAAAGAAGCATGGATGGAAACATTGATACAAAAATGTCTTGCTGAAAGACAAGGTTGTATTATTGATGTTGGTGTAAACCTTGGGCAAACGCTTTTAAAGATCGCTTCATTTAATAATAAGGTTGATTATTATGGGTTTGAACCTAACCCGGTTTGTTATAATTACAGCAAAGAGTTAATAAAAAGAAACGATCTGCCTTCTTTCAAAATATTACCAGTCGGGCTTTCAGACGATGCGGCAGTAGTAAAATTATTTGGTGATAATGATCATGCTTCCGGTGCAACTGTTGTAGAGGGTTTCAGAAATAATACAAAAAAATATAAAGTTATACATCATGTGCCGGTACTGCGCGGTGATATTGTTTTAAATGATGAAAATATCAATGCCATAAATTTTATAAAGATAGATGTGGAGGGTGCAGAACTTGAAGTAGTAAAAGGGCTACAGCAAACATTGCAAAAATATAGACCAGTTCTTATATTGGAAATACTGCCTGTTTATAGTTTAGAAAGCCCGAATGGTAAAATGCGTAAAGAAAGACAGGATCAGCTATTACAGCTTTTGCGTGAAATGCAATATGATTTGTTTCTCATAAAAGAACAGGAAGTTAAACTTAAAAAACTGGATGATATTCCTGTGCATGGAGATATGGGCAGCACAAATTATTTATTGGTCCCTTCAACTTCATCAAATCAGTTTAGTGATATGCTATCGTAG
- a CDS encoding potassium channel family protein, with translation MTKRFSLVAWFLIIAVIMATGTIGFMLIEHYSLLDSIYMTVITVTTIGYKEIAPLSTAGKIFNIILIISSFSTFTYAIARLTQFLISGEMALYFKNKKLMQAIEQMKDHVIICGFGRNGQQAAVTFLTHKVPFVVIEKNTHHLDQWFRDHESLIYVSGDATEDEVLAKAGINKAKAIIITLPEDADNVFIVLSARSLNSDVQIISRASQHGSAAKLKKAGADHVIMPDRIGGTHMATLVSKPDVIEFIDYLNGEEGESINMESVDYIKLPPEIRDKSLNVIMAWKKTGVNCIGIKNSDGKFIINPPEETIISKGMKVIVLGTRQQIDAMKHNVEEG, from the coding sequence TTGACTAAGCGATTTTCTTTAGTTGCCTGGTTTTTGATAATAGCTGTGATAATGGCAACGGGCACCATTGGTTTTATGCTTATTGAACATTATTCACTGCTGGATTCAATTTATATGACGGTGATTACCGTTACAACAATTGGTTATAAGGAAATAGCACCGCTTTCCACTGCAGGAAAAATCTTTAACATCATTCTGATTATTTCTTCCTTCAGCACTTTTACTTATGCAATTGCACGGTTAACACAATTTCTTATAAGTGGCGAAATGGCGCTTTATTTTAAAAATAAAAAACTTATGCAAGCAATAGAACAAATGAAAGATCATGTGATCATTTGCGGTTTTGGCAGGAATGGTCAGCAGGCTGCAGTAACTTTTTTAACACACAAAGTTCCATTCGTGGTGATTGAAAAAAACACCCATCATCTTGATCAGTGGTTTCGTGATCATGAATCGCTGATCTATGTTAGCGGTGACGCAACAGAAGATGAAGTATTGGCAAAGGCCGGCATCAATAAAGCAAAAGCAATAATCATTACTTTGCCCGAAGATGCGGATAATGTGTTCATTGTTTTATCTGCACGTTCGTTAAATTCAGACGTACAAATTATAAGTCGCGCATCGCAACATGGTTCTGCTGCAAAGCTTAAGAAAGCAGGTGCAGATCATGTGATAATGCCAGACAGAATTGGTGGTACGCATATGGCAACACTTGTTTCGAAACCAGATGTAATTGAATTTATAGATTATCTGAATGGTGAAGAAGGCGAAAGTATAAATATGGAATCTGTTGATTATATTAAGCTTCCACCCGAGATTCGTGATAAGTCTTTAAACGTTATTATGGCATGGAAGAAAACAGGTGTCAATTGTATCGGTATAAAAAACAGTGATGGGAAATTTATCATCAATCCTCCTGAAGAAACAATTATTTCAAAAGGCATGAAAGTAATTGTGCTTGGTACAAGGCAACAAATAGATGCTATGAAACATAATGTAGAAGAAGGATAG